In Aegilops tauschii subsp. strangulata cultivar AL8/78 chromosome 3, Aet v6.0, whole genome shotgun sequence, one genomic interval encodes:
- the LOC109784516 gene encoding B3 domain-containing protein Os03g0619600 has protein sequence MEELEFFMILLPNFLKKLRLPGKFTKVLAGRERREVKLREDGRRRRLWDVEVVTDADGHMYLGHGWEHFAHAHDMRLGHFLVLSYDGHAVLTVKVFDGSMCRRHYQHDNDASSGSSSDRGNTLGAEGEGEAPPHTGAKEDDGAQSISQMSNPCDSDGSQKERSFSSDPEDPVDSANLQMLSNNYVLSVQCYLTKEQKVKIDALIEKTQPKFTVLVVQMKKSNVKRHANLVIQKDYALKHFPCEDIIVILQLPGKNKDWKSTFRIRPSGVPDAGRCNLYLGNFACDNHVREGDICLFQPMTNVKERRFIVKVHILHKASVDGTTQSPAGEGPDSDGCLKEGSSHNYKSASTPAVSYTSKEISEENPPADEAMELDDLQTLSKDYVLSGKCDLTVAQGAKINALIDKIRPEIPVLVVQMKKSSANRATLIIQKDYALKYFPCEDTTIILQLPRKNKNWKCKFHIRASSMCNAGRRTLYLGKFVHDTHVREGDICLFQPMTNVMHRRFIVTVHLLQKESIAHSPGGRTDIGSNHGSTSAKMGGVKEEPPADGEEYEVSEDSEEASENLFMFADRVCITPAQELKLLEKVEEIKFKPPFYVALMSRSTVCQHGPMLRFGWQYAARYLVPKFAAACHRGENGPISLVLQREGKSRSWPTKLQYRRRTLDTTNQMTVLKGWPSFALDNHLRERDLCLFKLMDNEEQLTMMVYIVRR, from the exons ATGGAAGAACTCGAGTTCTTCATGATCCTACTCCCAAATTTCTTGAAGAAACTG AGGCTTCCAGgcaagttcaccaaggtactcgcCGGCCGTGAGCGTCGGGAAGTGAAGCTGCGGGAGGACGGGCGCCGACGTCGGTTGTGGGACGTGGAAGTAGTTACCGACGCCGATGGCCACATGTACCTGGGGCATGGATGGGAGCACTTCGCCCACGCTCATGACATGCGGCTCGGTCACTTCCTCGTCTTAAGCTACGATGGCCACGCTGTGCTCACCGTGAAGGTGTTCGACGGGAGCATGTGCCGCAGGCACTACCAGCACGACAACGATGCCA GCAGTGGGAGCAGCAGCGACCGTGGCAACACCTTG GGAGCAGAGGGGGAAGGGGAAGCGCCACCGCACACAGGGGCAAAGGAAGACGACGGGGCGCAG AGCATATCCCAGATGAGTAATCCATGCGATTCAGATGGAAGCCAGAAGGAAAGATCTTTTTCTTCCGATCCAG AAGATCCTGTGGACTCAGCTAATCTACAGATGCTTTCAAATAACTATGTCTTATCAGTGCAATGCTATCTTACAAAAGAACAGAAGGTGAAAATAGATGCGCTCATAGAGAAAACTCAACCTAAATTCACAGTGCTAGTTGTACAGATGAAGAAGTCAAACGTAAAACGGCATGCTAATCTG GTAATACAGAAGGATTATGCACTCAAGCACTTTCCATGTGAAGATATAATTGTCATACTCCAGCTGCCTGGGAAGAACAAGGATTGGAAAAGCACATTCCGCATCAGGCCATCCGGCGTGCCTGATGCAGGTCGGTGCAACCTCTATTTGGGGAACTTTGCCTGTGACAATCATGTTAGAGAGGGTGATATCTGCCTCTTCCAACCAATGACAAATGTTAAGGAGAGAAGATTCATAGTGAAAGTGCATATTCTTCACAAAGCGAGCGTTGATGGCACTACTCAGTCGCCAGCAGGCGAAGGACCAGATTCAGATGGATGCCTGAAGGAAGGCTCATCCCATAATTATAAATCAGCAAGTACTCCTGCAGTGTCTTATACTTCTAAAGAAATTTCAG AAGAAAATCCACCTGCAGATGAGGCTATGGAGTTGGATGATCTTCAGACCCTCTCGAAGGATTATGTCTTATCAGGGAAATGTGATCTTACAGTAGCACAGGGGGCAAAAATAAATGCACTTATAGATAAAATTCGGCCTGAAATCCCCGTTCTTGTTGTACAGATGAAGAAAAGCAGCGCAAACCGGGCTACTCTG ATCATACAGAAGGATTATGCACTCAAATACTTTCCATGTGAAGATACAACTATCATACTCCAGCTGCCGAGGAAGAACAAGAATTGGAAGTGCAAATTTCATATCAGGGCATCCAGCATGTGTAATGCAGGCCGGCGCACCCTTTATTTAGGAAAATTTGTGCATGACACTCATGTTAGGGAGGGTGATATCTGTCTTTTTCAACCAATGACAAATGTCATGCACAGAAGATTCATAGTGACAGTCCATCTACTTCAAAAAGAGAGCATTGCTCATTCCCCTGGTGGAAGAACTGACATTGGGTCAAATCACGGAAGTACAAGTGCCAAGATGGGCGGCGTTAAGGAGGAACCACCTGCCGATG GTGAAGAATATGAAGTCTCTGAGGATTCCGAGGAAGCTTCCGAGAATCTCTTCATGTTCGCTGACAGAGTTTGTATAACACCAGCACAAGAGCTGAAATTGTTGGAGAAAGTTGAGGAGATTAAGTTCAAACCGCCCTTTTATGTTGCTCTCATGAGCAGGAGCACTGTCTGTCAGCATGGTCCCATGCTG CGTTTTGGCTGGCAGTACGCAGCCAGATATCTTGTTCCGAAGTTCGCTGCTGCCTGTCATCGTGGAGAGAATGGTCCAATCAGTTTGGTGCTTCAGCGGGAGGGGAAGAGCAGATCATGGCCTACCAAGCTGCAATATAGGCGTCGCACGCTAGACACGACCAATCAGATGACCGTTCTCAAAGGATGGCCGTCTTTTGCGCTCGACAACCACCTGCGGGAGAGGGACCTCTGCCTCTTCAAGCTGATGGATAACGAGGAGCAGCTGACGATGATGGTCTACATCGTCCGCCGCTAG